In Paenibacillus stellifer, the DNA window AAGGCGGGGAAGAGCCCGGGGAGCTCGACCGGCGGATGGCCGACGAACTGGAGCGAGAACGGGAAAGGCAGCTGGAGCTGGACCGGCGCATCCGGGACTGGCAGGCCCGGGGCGGGCATGAGCATGGAGAAACGGAAGGAACGCGCGAAATGGTGAAATGCCAGATCTGCCGCGCGGATCTGCCGAAGGGCTCCATGTGGTGTCCACGCTGCGGATCGGAGCAAATTTAATACCGGCAAGGCAGCATGACTTTGGGAGGGACGATGCAAATGGAACAGCTTCTGGTACATCTTCGCAGTCTGGGCTTTACGGAAATGGAGTCCAAAATCATGGTGGAGCTGGCGAGCATCGGGCAATCGTCCGGTTACGAGGTGGCCAAACGTCTCGGCGTTTCCCGCTCCAACGTCTATGCCGCGCTTCAGCGTTTGACCCAGCAGGGATACGTCCGCTGCGGCGACGGCGAACCGGCCAGATACAGCGTACTGGCGCCGGAAGAGCTGGCGAAGATGATCTCCGGCCGGGTCGAAGCGTCGCTGACTTACGTGGAGAAGGAAATGCCGCGGGGCGGCTCGGTCAGCGCCACCTTCTACAATGTGGAAGGTGAGCGGAACGTAATGGACGCCCTGATCCGCCAGCTTAACGCTGCCGAGCATGAGATCGTCGTCGACGTATGGCGGGAAGAAGCGTCGCTGCTGCGCAGCGAGCTTGAGCAGGCTGAGCGGAGAGGTGTGAGACTGCTCTGGGCTTTTGACGGAGGGAATGCCGCAAGTCCCTATCTCCCCTGGCAGCCGCTCGCCGGAAGCGCCGAATCCGAAGGAAGAAAATTCTCCTTCGTCATCGACCGCAGATGGTGCATGCTCGGCATGCGGGGAGAGGACGGAGCCCAGGCTGTCGTAACCGAGCACCGGGTGCTGGTGGAGCTGCTGCTGGCGCATTTTACCCAGGAGATGGTGCTGTTCGAACTGGAGCAGGACATGGGGCCGG includes these proteins:
- a CDS encoding TrmB family transcriptional regulator; this translates as MEQLLVHLRSLGFTEMESKIMVELASIGQSSGYEVAKRLGVSRSNVYAALQRLTQQGYVRCGDGEPARYSVLAPEELAKMISGRVEASLTYVEKEMPRGGSVSATFYNVEGERNVMDALIRQLNAAEHEIVVDVWREEASLLRSELEQAERRGVRLLWAFDGGNAASPYLPWQPLAGSAESEGRKFSFVIDRRWCMLGMRGEDGAQAVVTEHRVLVELLLAHFTQEMVLFELEQDMGPELERRYGHRYGDIYRRYIGGDGEKSTAEEDMPAEEVAGREQA